ctaatGGTAGTACTGCCAAAACACTATCTCTCAggttgtgttaggcgatggtactgcccaagtaggcggtggtaccgcgaaTGCCCCCAACAATCCAGGAATTTAAATTATTAGCTCCATTTCTAAAGCTATTTGGGGCCTAGAAATACCTCTCTCATTGACTAGCAtgaaaaacttatgattttaaaatattataaactctTAAAAAAAGAGTGTAAAAGTTATCTATTTCTTTTTTAATCTAGAAGTTATTCTAAGGAAGATGAGAGGTCTTTCGTAAAAAAGGAGTATAAGAGTTATATCTTAAACATGTGAAAATTAGAAAGAGTTTTaacaagggtaattgatcttcacccattgaaagaagattaataGTAAAAGTCAACGGGGTCGAAGGAAGAGAAATTGGGAGTAGACATAGGTCGaaacgaccgaatcactataaatcaaTTTACATTACTTCTTTTGCCTTAATTTACTATTACATGATTTACTTAGTATTCCTTACTTTCATTTTTTGTTAatcacattttttattttaaactttgAAACTGAAATTTTTGGAAAGCACTAACAAAATTCATCCACAATTCTCCTCCCCCCCTAATCTTAACAAAATTTCTTCCtctcattttttattaattttctcttattttctcatcttgtatttctttccttttcctctccctcttcccccaTCTTTTCTCCCCGCCCCCTTACCATCCTAACAaaatttctttctcttattttttattatttttctctttttttctcatcttgtatttctttccttttcctctccctcttcccatcTTTTCTTGTTGCCCGTCTCTTTCTCTCAATTTCCTTTCCCTTTCCCAACCTTTTTCTCTGTTCTCCCTTTCCCCACGCTCTCACAATGAAGTCTCTCTTATACAGGATAGAGGAGATGGGATATAGATAGATAAGCAATATAAAGATTGCACGCATCATGCATTTCGAAATCGATAACAGCGACCAATTGTCATCGACAATCTATATTAATCCTGGCGTCTCTTATTCCTCCCCTTATGCCATCGTCATTGAATGGCAGGGCAGCCGTCAGGCACATAGGATCCCGCCGTCGGACACTTGGCCAGGGGGCAGTAGTCATCGTCAACCCCTCCCCACCAGTCGACGGAGTAGATGTCGTAGTTGTTGAGGGTGAGGAAAGCGAGCACCGCCATGAAGGCCGTCCCGGCATCCAGACCGGCGGACAACACGTATACGTACCTCCCCCACCAGCTCTTGTACTTGTTGTACACGTAGTAGTTGAAGAAGATGCCGACGACGAACCAGGAGGTGTAGTTCACGGCGTGGGCCGGCGGCATCATGGACGTCGACCCGAGCAGCACCGGGAAGTTGATGAGCTTGATCCACTTCTTCCGGGGGAAGGTCCGCGCCAGCAGCCAGACCGCGAACGGCAACAGCATCCCCACCAGGAAGTAGTAGTTGAGGGAGGAGTAGATGCTCTTGGGGCCGAACATGCGCAACGGGCCGACGACTCCCCAGATGATGGACGCGCTGTAGAAGACGGCGTCGTTGGGGCACGTCCACGGACTGCCCTCCGGTAAATTGTTGGTGTCGCAGATGGCCGTGACGGTGCCGAGAAGCCACCATGCCGTCCCGAAGTAGACTGCAGACGCGACCACGGTTCCCACCAGCTGAAGAACATTAGTTCCCAAGGCAGCAGCAGATCAGCATTCCAACAACTCTTGCCGTGCATGTCGTGCCACAAAAAAAAGAGAACAAACAACCATCAGATGTATGGATTTAACCTGGGCAATAAACATGGCCTTGGGAGGGATCTTCATGTACTGCCCCAGCTTGAAGTCGGCGAGGAACGTGTGTGCTTGCGACATGCTTATGTATCCATACGTCTTAAACACCACGTTCGCCAAAGGCTTCCCTGGCATTATGTAACCTATCACCATCTCTGTGATGACGTTCAATCCCGGTTCCTGCGGCGCCGGCGAAACAAAGCATGTTACGCCGAGCAGCAGAACGTAAGATCAGACGTAAATGTCGAGAGGGCAGAGAGTGAAGGAACCATATTCGTGGTCGCTAGAATCACTCCGATGGGCAGCGTGAAGACGAAAGCCATGGCCATCGCTAGCAGGACACCCCAGTAAGGAAGCTGCAGCTGTTTGTCGAACCCTTCGCAGGTGAAGATGGCCAGCGCCATGACGACGACCAGAACGATATGAAACCACCATTGAGGGACTGCCTCGTAGTTTGCCTTCATTAGTCTCCCATGAACGTCTAGATAATGGTCGTGGGCCTTGGATGCAGTTTGACGCCACAGTGTCAGGATGTACCTGCACGTTGTCCAGCAAAAGATATGAATCGAATCCACGAAAGATGGATATGTGGATAGCGGTGGATCGAGCAACAGGATACGCACGAGCcattgaagaagaagacatgggAGAGAGTGGCGGTCAATGTCGCAAAGCCGAGCCCGTAGGAGATGGCGAACATGATGCTGAGACGGATATCGCTGTAACTATCGTACTCCTGTCCGTTCAAGGAGAAGGTCTTCGGATCAAGAACACGGTTGAGGTCGTATTTCTTCCCATGGACGTCGAACAAGCCCGAAGTGAACATTGGGAAGTTCTTGGCGCTGTATGCGTTGGTCCAGTAGGCGATGGGCGCGATGACGTAGACCAGCACGATGAAACCAGCCAATACGTTGAAGGTCGCAAACGCTGGTGAAGCCAGGGGACTGCCAAGGAAGCCGGAGATGGTGGACCAGTCGAGGCCGAAAGAACCGACGCCGAGGCCATGGAGCCCGGAACCGATCTGCTGCGCGGTGACGGACTTCGTCCAGATGAGGCAGACCACGGAGATGGAGGTGATGGCAGGGAAGAAGAAGTTGGGGACGACGTAGTAGGCGAAGCTGCAGGCGATGACTATCAAGAAGAACTGGAACCTTGACACACCACCCTTgggcctcttctcctcctcatgtAGTGCTCTGCCCACAATGGCAGACCAGAGAATTGAATGGTTTGATGCAGGGATACTACAAATGCATTGCAGAATCACCTGAAGAGGGAGACTTGGACGAGGTTTCCTGGCCACCACATGTAAGGTGAATCCACCAGGTACTTCCTGAACAGTCCAGCCCATCCATATCCAAGCAACTGAGGTTTCGATCACGGACACCAGAGTCTCAGCTTTAGGCATTAGAATCTACAAAGATCGTGCGTGGTGGAGGAACCGAGACCTGTGTCGTCACCGACAGCAGCAACGCTGCGACGATGTTGATGTTTCGGTGGTAGAAGGCCTTCATGATGGTGACGATGTTCACTGCGTAGACGCCGCCGGCACCGGCGTTGGCCAAGATGGTGATCAGCACGTGCTCCTTGAGGTTGAACGGGCCAGGATTCAAGGAGAAGGACCAGTTGGTGAGCGGGACCTTGATGGGCGTGGTGGGCAGGGTGGCGGCCATGGCCCTGCCGACGGGGAGCGTCAAGATCTGCACGCAGACCGACGAGAGCACGATTTGGTTCTGGCGGTAGTCCAGGAACTGGTTGACGAAGGCCAGGAGGACGCAGGAGATGAGCCCCATGGTCCATGTCCGGAAGGTCAGGCATGGCTGCGTTGGGTCGTCGGTGACTGGGACTGTGAGCCTCACCTGCTCGATGGGGCTTTCTTCTGCCAACACCACAGCGTTCATTAGGTCATAAAGGAGGGAATAGATTAAACATTTCAAAACTAGAAGATAAGATACAGTCTCTGACCCTTTTAGCCATTtgatttgctctctctctctctctctgttctaaTTGTATGCATAGTAACTTAATAATTTGACTTCAACCAAATAGAAACTTATATATTGATTAAAacttcaaaatcaaaatcattttatttaatattttaatagaaTAGTGGCATTGAACACTAGTCTGATTTGGATGTGAATTTCACATGCAAGAGTATGTTTATTGCTGGAGAGGACATTAACTAAGTTTACAATCTGAAGGCTGCAAATCCAAGTTTATAATTATTCATTCCCCAATACTCATCTATATTTTATTATTCTAAAAGAATCACAAGAAAGCACGAATTGTTTTTGCATAATCTATTCTGTCTACatctgaaaaagaaagaaagaaaaaaaaaaaagaggagagatTTCTTTATCTTCTAAAGAAttgtttttctttctctcttttttttctattatagaaaggttatttatttcaaataaattagaaagaaagaaaaaaaaaaaccaaagaaaagaataatttttcttctgcttcttcttctcttgaTCTTTTCTGAAAACCCCATTTCTTAATACATCTAAAAGAACACATCAAAAAAATGAGGCAGAACTCATTCTCGGTCTGCTACGGAGGAAATGAGGGAAGGAGAAGAGAATTAGGGCGTACCAACGAGAGGCACATCCTCATAAAAATAAGGGTGAGTGGAAGCAAGCTCATCGGCAACTGATTCCATGTCCGTCGTCTCCATCTCCCGTTCCTCCTCCCTTGCAAAGGGAGGATAATTCTGTGCCCAAGATTCCAGCCCCGATATATAGTGAGGGCGCACCGAACTCGAGCGACTCCCCTTTAATGCCGCTGCCTTCGCCGATTGGAACTCCCCAAACCCTCTTTTGCTATCCCCGGCAGTGTCCATATCGGAACGAACCCACCAATCCTCCGCCTCCGCATCAGCGTCGATGGGAGTTGGGAGACTATACTGGGGAGAGTGGGGTTGACGACGCCAATAATAAGAATGCATGGAATTGGGAGACGAGAAGACGGAGTGGGAATGATGGAAGGCAACCCAACATCTGGTGAAGATGTAATCGCACGCTTTGCCCTCTGCGTTTGCCCGCCAAAGTTGGCTGCCTCCTTTTGCGTCGACTTACAaggaattataattataattacaatagttaattattattattacctctattactattattattgttTGATAGTAATTTTGATCATCCGAGCGAGGTCACTCGAGTTACAACTCTGTAGGGAAAGTATTGTTAGCTTAAGTGCACTAAACTAATtactattattgttgttgttattattattattattattattattatcatttttataaaaaaacaataataattttttaaaagtcgAATACGACCGACCTATACGCCGATGACAAACCCTTCTAGAGTTTTGACCATATTATTTATCTTAGAAACACATTTATATACATTAAAGTCAAAatatacaatcgatgacaaaccctTCCGTCACAAATTACATCGCTCCCTTGAAATTATATACACATTCATTAAGAAGCTTGGGATCGATGGTGATATCAAGGATACTGAGAGTTTTCAAGGTGATTGCAGCGATATCAATAACAATTTATACTACATTAATCGCATGTGACAAGGAAAATTCAGGACAAAACCTTTTAAAATGTCAAGAAAAGAATCCTGAAAGCTCTAATATTTATAACTGTTTTAAATTTCAATAAAATCAAATATGCATATAAACGTATTTCTGTATCTGAATTGTTCAACTTGCTGATATGGAGTTACATACAGCTAACTCTAAgatgattttttataaatataaaaatctaaatatgacatttaaaaaaaattcttcataTAGCAATATAGAGTTTTAGGAAAAGATTCCTTTTGCTTTTTAGATATCTACACAAAACCAATATTGTGTTTTTTCCATACTGTCTTCACAAAATCAAGTATTTCATGACAAAGTATAATATAAATTTTGAAGCATAATCTTACAACCTATTTATTAGAGAAAAAAAAGCGCAAAAAAACAGGGTAAGGCAGCCTAAAAGCCAAAGAAATAGCCATGAAATAATTGTTCATTTAGAAACGCAAGGAATTCTCCTAGCATTTTTGCCGTGAAAGATGGAAAAGTTCCCCATACCAAAAGCATAACTTTCCCTCTATAGGTaaatcaacaaaaaaagaaaaaaaaacaaagaaaaggcaTTGCCAATCTGACGGAAAAGAACTAATGACGATTTAAGTGGGGTTGAAAAGAGAAGGTGACAGCAAGGTGGTGAGGTTAGCCATTGCAACAAACTTTTCTATAATGGCAGCTCAAACTGAAAAGAAACGAAGAAATGATATGACATTATGATGATGAGCCAAATTGAGGAACACCCGAGCAATAAATTATAGGATCTTGGCGTTCTCTCGAGTTCAAGTGCCTCTCGTTTTCTTCAATTGGGCTTGTGTTGTAGGTAAACAACAAATAGGCAGTCGGTCCATTCACACAAGAAAAATAGAGCCAGCACCACACCATGTAGGTTCAGGAAATAAGTGGCTGAATTTTCCTAATATATCTTTGACCTGGCGTACCATCCATGTAATTGTAGGAATATATATACAGGAATAACATCCATGTCATTGTAGGAATATATATACAGGAATAACATCCATGTAACTGTAGAAGGAAAGTATACATCCAACAATGTCCAAAACCTGGTAGTGCCAATGGAAAACGGAAACAATCTGTTGACATTTTGAATAAACCAAATAGAATTAGAAACAAGCAAGTCATACGGCGACACTGAAAATTTCCCATCTTGCACCAACATAACATGTGCATCTTGTAAAAGATGAAAACTGATTGGACAATCTATCTGAAACGGCAAGAGGAACACAGAAGAACATCAGTCTTAATGGCAGTTGCCAGTAAAGGATTTGCTAACATAACCCCCAAAAAAAATAAGCTAATCTTTCAGAGGAGTGCACGTTATTGTGGAAGCAAGACATGGTTTGAAGACGTGGCCTCGCCAAAAGGTTTAACCATGGGTTAAAAATCAAGAACATGTGGAACCAAAGGTTCCAGTGAAGTTTCCATGACAACTCcagaggaagaaaggaaaatcAAAATAGATCCAACAATACAAAAGTAGAGTTGCTACATGGGTTCTTATATTCAGCAAGACAGCATGCACTAACAAAcagatgaaattgaaaattttACTGTGTATATCCAATGGAATgctattaaagaaattattaaacTATCTACCAACATAAAGGGTCATTCACTAAATCTCACTGCTAAATGAAATGACATCTAAAAGCAAACCAGGATTATAGTCTCATAGAGGTTGTTCTATAGTTAGGACTGCTAGATGTTACAGGTGTCTCATAATCAGATGATGCACACTATATATCTAAAAGCAGACAATGTACACAAACCCATAGAGGCTGTACTAGTTCAGACTGCTAAATGTTTACAGGTGCCTTATAGAAATCTACATAATAAACTAGCCAGAATGATCTCAATCCTTATAGAATACTTAAGTTGTGCTAAATGAATGT
The window above is part of the Musa acuminata AAA Group cultivar baxijiao chromosome BXJ1-1, Cavendish_Baxijiao_AAA, whole genome shotgun sequence genome. Proteins encoded here:
- the LOC135671800 gene encoding oligopeptide transporter 5-like, yielding METTDMESVADELASTHPYFYEDVPLVEESPIEQVRLTVPVTDDPTQPCLTFRTWTMGLISCVLLAFVNQFLDYRQNQIVLSSVCVQILTLPVGRAMAATLPTTPIKVPLTNWSFSLNPGPFNLKEHVLITILANAGAGGVYAVNIVTIMKAFYHRNINIVAALLLSVTTQLLGYGWAGLFRKYLVDSPYMWWPGNLVQVSLFRALHEEEKRPKGGVSRFQFFLIVIACSFAYYVVPNFFFPAITSISVVCLIWTKSVTAQQIGSGLHGLGVGSFGLDWSTISGFLGSPLASPAFATFNVLAGFIVLVYVIAPIAYWTNAYSAKNFPMFTSGLFDVHGKKYDLNRVLDPKTFSLNGQEYDSYSDIRLSIMFAISYGLGFATLTATLSHVFFFNGSYILTLWRQTASKAHDHYLDVHGRLMKANYEAVPQWWFHIVLVVVMALAIFTCEGFDKQLQLPYWGVLLAMAMAFVFTLPIGVILATTNMEPGLNVITEMVIGYIMPGKPLANVVFKTYGYISMSQAHTFLADFKLGQYMKIPPKAMFIAQLVGTVVASAVYFGTAWWLLGTVTAICDTNNLPEGSPWTCPNDAVFYSASIIWGVVGPLRMFGPKSIYSSLNYYFLVGMLLPFAVWLLARTFPRKKWIKLINFPVLLGSTSMMPPAHAVNYTSWFVVGIFFNYYVYNKYKSWWGRYVYVLSAGLDAGTAFMAVLAFLTLNNYDIYSVDWWGGVDDDYCPLAKCPTAGSYVPDGCPAIQ